In one window of Dokdonia sp. PRO95 DNA:
- a CDS encoding DNA cytosine methyltransferase, with protein sequence MNVLDLFSGCGGISLGFKLAGYTISGGVDIDPDSIKTFQRNFPKSKAICESLLEYSDEKIIEDFGDRKIDIVVGGPPCQGFSSANRWNKENEDPRNKLFFEYLRFVELLKPKAVVIENVRGILTRDKGFAKNRIEKLLTNLGYTVDCKVLNASDYGVPQNRLRAFFVAIRKDYKETFDFEQLKSKPKVTVKEAIGELYDLDKNPKDKLTTQPKNKYLQYLRKENQEIYNHETKYPAQLTQERISHVPQGGNWADIPTELFPNNRSNRHSSAFKRLDENACSVTIDTGNAHSNYFHPLYNRIPTVREAARIQSFKDDFILEGSRTSQYRQVGNAVPPLLAKAVADALKKYLK encoded by the coding sequence ATGAATGTATTAGACTTATTTTCCGGATGTGGTGGAATTAGCTTAGGATTTAAATTAGCTGGATACACCATTAGTGGAGGTGTTGATATTGACCCTGATTCTATCAAAACTTTTCAAAGAAACTTCCCAAAATCAAAAGCTATTTGTGAAAGTTTGTTGGAATATAGTGATGAAAAAATCATAGAGGATTTTGGAGATAGGAAAATTGACATTGTTGTAGGTGGCCCACCCTGTCAAGGTTTTTCATCTGCTAATAGATGGAATAAAGAAAATGAAGATCCACGAAATAAACTATTTTTTGAATACTTAAGGTTTGTAGAACTTCTTAAACCTAAAGCAGTTGTAATTGAAAATGTGAGAGGAATATTAACAAGAGATAAAGGGTTTGCAAAAAATAGAATTGAAAAACTACTTACAAACCTTGGGTACACTGTTGATTGTAAGGTGTTAAATGCATCTGATTATGGAGTTCCACAGAATAGATTGAGAGCTTTTTTTGTCGCAATAAGAAAAGATTATAAAGAAACTTTTGATTTTGAGCAGTTAAAATCAAAACCAAAAGTTACCGTTAAGGAGGCTATTGGTGAATTATATGATTTAGATAAAAATCCTAAAGATAAATTAACTACTCAACCTAAAAATAAATATTTACAATATTTAAGAAAAGAAAATCAGGAAATCTACAACCATGAAACCAAGTATCCTGCTCAATTAACACAAGAAAGAATAAGTCATGTACCTCAAGGAGGAAATTGGGCAGACATACCAACTGAACTCTTTCCTAACAATAGAAGCAACAGACATTCTTCTGCCTTCAAAAGATTAGATGAGAATGCATGTTCTGTAACTATTGACACAGGTAATGCACACAGTAATTATTTTCACCCTTTATACAATCGTATACCAACAGTAAGAGAAGCAGCCAGAATTCAAAGTTTTAAAGACGATTTTATTTTAGAAGGTAGCAGAACAAGTCAATATCGTCAAGTTGGTAATGCTGTGCCTCCATTATTAGCGAAAGCAGTTGCTGATGCATTAAAAAAATATTTAAAATAA
- a CDS encoding DNA cytosine methyltransferase, with protein MKIIDLFSGVGGLSQGFEWNGFKPVVAIDFWNDAIKTYNHNRKEKVGISMDVTQFNDELLPNILKEHKIDGIIGGPPCQGFSTARLSNATEKIGKINESRNHLYLEFFRTVNIVRPKFFLIENVRGLVSANKGAFVEDIIERFGSIGYNVSYKILNASDYGVPQNRQRVFFVGLLEGKFEFPEKFGYKVSTKEAIMDLIQSNEEAIQKYSIPSKNEYQKLMRNGKKTIKNHEVTIHNEQTTNVISMVPDGGNIKSLPPKYWEIRKYNKAFQRMNSALPSNTIDTGHRNYFHYEANRIPTARESARIQSFPDSFEFLGTKGSQYKQVGNAVPPLLAKVLAEKIKSYLK; from the coding sequence ATGAAAATTATAGATCTTTTTTCTGGAGTTGGAGGATTAAGCCAAGGATTTGAATGGAATGGTTTTAAGCCCGTTGTAGCAATCGACTTTTGGAATGATGCAATCAAAACGTATAACCACAATCGAAAGGAAAAGGTTGGCATTTCAATGGACGTTACTCAATTCAATGATGAATTGCTTCCTAACATTTTAAAGGAGCATAAAATCGATGGAATAATTGGAGGACCACCATGTCAAGGTTTTAGTACCGCCAGATTGTCCAACGCGACAGAAAAAATTGGTAAAATCAACGAAAGTAGAAACCATTTATATCTTGAGTTTTTTAGGACGGTAAATATTGTAAGACCCAAATTCTTTTTGATTGAAAATGTTAGAGGATTAGTGTCCGCCAACAAAGGTGCTTTTGTTGAAGACATAATAGAAAGGTTTGGAAGCATTGGATACAATGTCTCTTATAAAATTTTAAACGCTTCGGATTACGGTGTCCCACAAAATAGACAACGAGTTTTCTTTGTAGGTTTATTAGAAGGTAAATTTGAATTCCCCGAGAAATTCGGGTATAAAGTTTCTACGAAAGAGGCGATTATGGACCTTATTCAATCTAACGAAGAAGCAATTCAAAAATATAGTATACCTTCAAAAAATGAGTATCAGAAATTGATGCGCAATGGGAAGAAAACAATAAAAAATCACGAGGTAACAATCCACAACGAACAAACTACTAATGTAATCTCAATGGTACCTGATGGGGGAAACATTAAATCTTTACCTCCAAAATACTGGGAAATAAGAAAATACAACAAAGCTTTTCAAAGGATGAATAGTGCATTACCTTCTAATACTATAGATACCGGTCATAGAAATTATTTCCACTATGAAGCCAATAGAATTCCTACGGCTCGTGAATCTGCACGAATACAAAGTTTCCCAGACTCTTTTGAGTTTTTGGGAACGAAGGGAAGTCAATATAAGCAAGTTGGAAATGCTGTGCCTCCACTTTTAGCAAAAGTGCTTGCCGAAAAAATTAAATCATATCTTAAATGA
- a CDS encoding helix-turn-helix transcriptional regulator, with amino-acid sequence MNRIKEVLEKKGIKQIWLSEQLGKSYNMVNSYVQNRRQPSIEDLYKIAKILNVEAKELLIEREIK; translated from the coding sequence ATGAACCGAATAAAAGAGGTTTTAGAAAAAAAAGGGATAAAACAAATTTGGTTATCCGAACAATTAGGAAAAAGTTATAATATGGTAAATTCTTATGTGCAAAACAGAAGACAACCGAGTATTGAAGATTTATATAAAATTGCTAAAATATTGAATGTTGAAGCAAAAGAATTACTAATAGAAAGAGAAATTAAATGA
- a CDS encoding pyruvate carboxylase yields the protein MKIKKVLVANRGEIAIRVLRACTELNIATVAIYTYEDRYSQHRNKADESYQIGKNNEPLKPYLDMDQIIDLAKSKNVDAIHPGYGFLSENSTFARKCAENGIIFIGPKPEVMDALGDKITAKKVAQKCNVPIIESNKIALDTLDIALSEATKIGYPVMLKAASGGGGRGMRIIRKEEDLQLSFDSARNEALNSFGDDTMFLEKYVEDPKHIEVQIVADSHGNIRHLYERDCSVQRRHQKVVEMAPSYGLSQTLCDNLYKYAVAIATEVNYNNIGTVEFLVDADDNIYFIEVNPRIQVEHTVTEMVTGIDLVKTQIFVAGGYNLSDKQIKIYGQESIGTYGFAIQCRLTTEDPVNNFTPDYGKITTYRSASGMGIRLDAGSIYQGYKVSPFFDSMLVKVSAHGRTLDGSIRKMVRALKEFRIRGVETNIHFLQNVIQTDTFKNGKTTVNFIQNTPSLFDIKLSQDRTSKVVQFLAEVSVNGNSDVKKKDDSKIFRTPETPLYSLSDPFPKGTKDLLTELGPEEFCKWLMAEKKIHFTDTTMRDAHQSLLATRMRSYDMLKVASSFAKNHPNTFSMEVWGGATFDVCLRFLHESPWTRLRELRKAVPNILFQMLLRGSNGVGYKAYPDNLIEKFVEKSWENGVDIFRIFDSLNWVKAMEPSIQYVRNLTGGIAEGAISYTGDILDVKQTKYDLKYYTQLAKDLENAGAHMIAIKDMAGLLKPYAATELVTALKDTVNLPIHLHTHDTSSLQTATYLKAIEANVDVVDVALGGLSGLTSQPNFNAVVEMMKYQEREHPFEMEKLNQFSNFWEDTRELYYPFESGLKAGTAEVFKHEIPGGQYSNLRPQATALGLGDRFAEVKKMYAAVNSMFGNLVKVTPSSKVVGDMAIFMVTNNLTPEDVMERGDMISFPESVINFFKGDLGQPVGGFPKKLQAIILKNKDAYTDRPNAHLAPVDFDKEYETFTARFQKGFTRPLEMEDFLSYMLYPKVFEQAHENYKKYGNLALVPTKNFFYGMALGEEILIELEPGKTVIIKLLSIGIPSDEGMRTVFFKVNGENRFVEVHDTSLNIKKVENLKVDPEDSNQIGAPLQGSLYKVLVKKGQEVKENDPLFIIEAMKMETTVVASKDGRVASITVSDGNMVSQNDLVLTIE from the coding sequence ATGAAAATTAAAAAAGTCCTTGTCGCCAATCGCGGGGAAATTGCCATTAGAGTACTGCGTGCCTGTACCGAACTTAATATCGCTACAGTTGCGATTTATACCTACGAGGACAGATACTCACAACATCGCAATAAAGCAGATGAGTCTTACCAAATAGGCAAGAATAATGAGCCACTCAAGCCCTACCTTGATATGGATCAGATTATTGACTTAGCCAAATCAAAAAATGTAGATGCCATTCACCCCGGATACGGTTTCTTGTCTGAAAACTCCACCTTTGCTAGAAAATGCGCCGAAAACGGCATTATTTTTATAGGTCCTAAACCTGAGGTGATGGACGCACTAGGTGATAAAATCACTGCAAAAAAAGTAGCACAAAAGTGTAATGTACCTATAATAGAAAGTAATAAAATTGCGCTAGACACCCTTGATATTGCACTTTCTGAAGCTACAAAAATTGGCTATCCAGTAATGCTTAAAGCCGCCTCTGGTGGTGGTGGTCGCGGGATGCGCATCATCCGCAAAGAAGAAGATTTACAGCTTAGTTTTGACTCGGCACGTAATGAGGCGCTTAACTCCTTTGGTGATGATACCATGTTTCTTGAGAAATACGTAGAAGACCCTAAGCACATAGAAGTACAGATTGTAGCAGACTCCCACGGCAACATCAGACACTTGTATGAGCGTGATTGCTCTGTACAACGTAGACACCAGAAGGTGGTAGAGATGGCTCCTTCTTATGGGCTATCACAAACACTATGCGATAATCTATACAAATATGCCGTAGCCATTGCTACCGAAGTAAACTACAACAATATTGGTACTGTTGAGTTTTTGGTAGATGCAGATGATAATATTTACTTCATTGAGGTAAATCCACGTATTCAAGTGGAGCACACGGTTACTGAGATGGTAACAGGCATCGATCTCGTAAAAACACAGATATTTGTCGCTGGAGGTTATAACCTATCAGACAAGCAGATTAAGATTTACGGTCAAGAATCCATTGGTACTTATGGTTTTGCGATACAGTGCCGCCTTACTACCGAAGATCCTGTAAATAACTTTACGCCAGATTATGGGAAAATTACTACCTACCGTAGTGCTTCTGGTATGGGAATTCGTCTTGATGCGGGAAGTATTTACCAAGGGTATAAAGTGAGTCCGTTTTTTGATTCTATGCTAGTTAAGGTTTCTGCACATGGTAGAACGCTTGATGGCTCTATTCGTAAGATGGTTAGAGCATTAAAAGAATTTAGAATACGTGGTGTAGAGACTAACATTCATTTTCTGCAAAATGTCATCCAGACAGATACCTTTAAAAACGGAAAAACTACCGTAAACTTTATACAGAATACTCCTTCCCTCTTTGACATCAAGCTATCACAAGACAGAACTTCAAAAGTGGTTCAGTTTCTTGCAGAAGTTAGTGTGAATGGAAATTCTGACGTAAAGAAAAAGGACGACTCTAAGATTTTTAGAACACCAGAAACCCCATTATACAGCCTCTCAGACCCTTTCCCGAAAGGGACCAAAGACTTACTCACAGAGTTAGGTCCAGAGGAGTTCTGTAAATGGCTCATGGCAGAAAAAAAGATACATTTTACAGATACGACCATGCGTGATGCTCACCAGTCCCTACTGGCTACACGCATGCGTTCGTATGACATGCTTAAGGTAGCATCTAGTTTTGCAAAAAATCACCCTAACACTTTTAGTATGGAAGTTTGGGGAGGTGCAACCTTTGATGTTTGCTTGCGTTTCTTGCACGAAAGCCCGTGGACACGCCTGCGCGAACTGCGTAAAGCGGTGCCTAATATTCTTTTCCAAATGCTCTTGAGAGGATCAAATGGTGTAGGATACAAGGCATATCCAGATAACTTGATAGAGAAATTTGTCGAAAAATCTTGGGAGAATGGTGTAGATATTTTTAGAATTTTCGATTCCCTTAACTGGGTAAAAGCCATGGAGCCTAGCATCCAGTACGTGCGTAACCTCACAGGAGGTATTGCCGAGGGTGCGATAAGCTACACCGGAGATATTCTTGATGTAAAGCAAACTAAGTATGATCTTAAGTATTATACCCAGCTCGCAAAAGATCTTGAAAACGCAGGAGCGCATATGATTGCCATAAAAGACATGGCAGGACTCTTAAAACCGTATGCCGCAACAGAACTGGTAACAGCGCTTAAAGACACCGTAAACTTACCGATACATTTACACACGCATGATACCTCGTCATTACAAACGGCTACCTATCTCAAAGCCATTGAGGCAAATGTAGATGTGGTTGATGTAGCCCTAGGCGGACTATCAGGACTTACGTCTCAACCTAACTTTAATGCGGTGGTGGAGATGATGAAATATCAAGAACGTGAGCACCCTTTTGAGATGGAAAAACTCAATCAGTTTTCAAATTTCTGGGAAGACACGCGCGAACTCTACTACCCTTTTGAGTCTGGACTCAAGGCAGGAACCGCAGAGGTTTTTAAACATGAGATTCCTGGAGGGCAGTATTCTAACCTTAGACCACAAGCAACGGCGCTAGGTCTTGGTGATCGATTTGCTGAAGTTAAAAAGATGTATGCTGCCGTAAATAGTATGTTTGGAAACCTAGTCAAAGTAACACCTAGTTCAAAAGTAGTGGGTGATATGGCGATATTTATGGTGACTAATAACCTAACGCCAGAAGATGTGATGGAACGTGGCGACATGATTTCCTTCCCAGAATCTGTGATTAATTTCTTTAAAGGCGATTTAGGGCAGCCCGTAGGCGGATTCCCTAAAAAATTACAGGCTATCATCTTAAAGAATAAAGACGCCTATACAGACCGCCCCAACGCTCATCTGGCTCCTGTAGATTTTGACAAGGAATATGAAACCTTTACGGCCAGATTCCAAAAAGGGTTTACACGTCCTCTAGAGATGGAAGACTTCTTATCATACATGCTCTACCCTAAGGTGTTTGAGCAAGCGCATGAAAATTACAAGAAGTATGGCAATCTAGCCCTCGTACCTACTAAGAATTTCTTTTACGGTATGGCGCTAGGAGAAGAGATTCTCATTGAGCTAGAGCCTGGTAAAACAGTCATTATCAAGTTACTTTCTATTGGGATACCTAGTGATGAAGGAATGCGCACCGTGTTCTTTAAAGTAAACGGTGAAAACCGCTTTGTCGAAGTGCACGACACCTCTCTCAACATTAAGAAAGTAGAAAATCTTAAAGTAGACCCAGAAGACAGCAACCAGATAGGTGCTCCCCTACAAGGATCACTCTATAAAGTGCTTGTTAAAAAAGGGCAAGAGGTAAAGGAAAACGACCCACTGTTTATCATAGAAGCCATGAAGATGGAAACCACCGTAGTAGCCTCAAAAGACGGCCGCGTAGCATCTATTACCGTAAGCGACGGCAATATGGTCTCACAAAATGACCTTGTCCTTACCATTGAGTAG